In a single window of the Alphaproteobacteria bacterium LSUCC0684 genome:
- a CDS encoding NADPH:quinone reductase: MVDVFNHETILLRKIILAWSHHLYFRRLEVRVSMKAGLYREKGEARSVLHIEDVAVPQMGADDVLIRIHTSGINPSDVKMRAGQSLGGMTMPYPEVIPHSDGAGVIEAAGDAVKGLAAGDRVYVFNAGFKRAFGTAAEMLVIPAEQVRRLPDRVSFAHGACLGIPAMTAVHAVTRAPVVEGKRVLVSGGGGVVGRYAIETARALGAATIITTASSELSRSTAKKAGADHVLDYREANLTEAILDLSGGIDHAIEAEFGVNVAMLGQVMAVNGSIAAYGSALERTPTLPFYDFMFKNITVHMLLVYLLDRQTRNAATDCMAKLLEDGSLTENIAATFPLDQIAEAHEMVEASSKSGSVILSLA, encoded by the coding sequence ATGGTTGATGTATTCAATCACGAAACAATCCTCTTGCGCAAGATCATCCTGGCGTGGTCTCATCATCTTTATTTCCGGCGTCTTGAAGTGAGGGTATCAATGAAAGCAGGTCTCTATCGTGAAAAGGGCGAGGCCCGTTCAGTTCTCCATATTGAAGACGTGGCCGTGCCCCAGATGGGAGCAGATGATGTATTGATCCGGATTCATACATCAGGCATCAACCCTTCGGACGTGAAAATGCGCGCAGGCCAGAGCCTTGGCGGCATGACCATGCCATATCCCGAGGTGATCCCCCATAGCGATGGTGCCGGGGTGATCGAAGCGGCTGGTGATGCGGTCAAGGGTCTTGCCGCAGGTGATCGCGTCTATGTCTTTAATGCCGGTTTCAAGCGTGCCTTTGGTACGGCCGCGGAAATGCTCGTCATTCCTGCCGAGCAGGTACGCCGCCTTCCCGATCGGGTTAGCTTTGCCCATGGGGCATGCCTTGGCATTCCAGCCATGACGGCGGTGCATGCTGTCACCCGGGCACCAGTGGTCGAAGGCAAACGAGTCCTTGTCAGTGGCGGTGGCGGCGTGGTCGGGCGTTACGCGATAGAGACAGCACGCGCGCTGGGTGCTGCAACCATCATCACCACTGCATCATCAGAATTGAGCAGGAGCACCGCCAAGAAGGCAGGGGCAGATCATGTTCTTGACTATCGGGAGGCAAACCTGACCGAAGCTATCCTCGATCTAAGCGGCGGGATAGATCACGCCATCGAGGCAGAGTTTGGCGTTAACGTCGCCATGCTCGGGCAGGTGATGGCCGTGAACGGCAGCATCGCCGCCTATGGATCAGCCCTGGAACGCACGCCAACCCTGCCCTTTTATGATTTCATGTTCAAGAACATTACCGTTCACATGCTCCTTGTTTATCTGCTGGACCGGCAAACACGCAACGCCGCCACCGACTGCATGGCCAAATTGCTCGAAGATGGCAGCCTGACCGAAAATAT
- a CDS encoding fatty acid desaturase, with protein sequence MEEVFSRRKIVTPAELKELNERSDLMGMLQMCSHLGLIVALGYAHSLALGSWWVLLTGFCLGVAVNFLYAAQHELSHWTVFRTKWLNEFFGRLIGFFMLFPRDYDLIMHYSHHRYTQDWDKDGELVREPYTLATFLLWMSGLTYWRNRVVGIVRRARGIIIEPYIHANEEAKVTRESRWHLVGYAAILAASLYLETWAAVTFWLLPMLLTKPVHQLQNTIEHLGLSHNDDILNNTRSTRTNAIMRWLCWQMPYHTAHHSFPSVPFWKLRRLNDKIENVCGEVHRMGWIEFQIEAIRKLRQQDESFFPMNEVWIVPTSGGRQVRLEA encoded by the coding sequence ATGGAAGAGGTATTTTCCCGCCGGAAGATCGTTACCCCGGCTGAACTCAAGGAGTTGAATGAACGGTCTGACCTTATGGGCATGCTCCAGATGTGCAGCCATCTTGGCCTGATCGTGGCGTTAGGATATGCGCACAGCCTTGCCTTGGGCAGCTGGTGGGTGCTTTTGACAGGTTTCTGCCTTGGTGTTGCGGTGAACTTCCTTTATGCCGCCCAACATGAGCTTTCGCACTGGACGGTATTCCGCACAAAATGGCTCAATGAATTTTTTGGCCGCCTGATTGGCTTCTTCATGCTCTTCCCTCGTGATTATGACTTGATCATGCACTACTCGCATCATCGCTATACCCAGGATTGGGACAAGGATGGTGAACTGGTACGAGAGCCCTACACCCTTGCTACCTTTCTTCTTTGGATGTCAGGGCTGACCTACTGGCGCAATCGTGTTGTCGGTATTGTTCGTCGTGCTCGCGGCATCATTATTGAGCCCTATATCCATGCCAATGAAGAAGCAAAGGTTACCCGCGAATCACGCTGGCATCTGGTGGGATATGCCGCCATACTCGCGGCCTCCCTTTATCTCGAAACCTGGGCCGCGGTCACGTTCTGGCTCCTGCCGATGCTGCTGACCAAGCCTGTGCACCAGCTTCAGAACACGATTGAGCATCTGGGGCTGTCACATAACGACGATATTCTTAACAACACCAGATCAACCCGCACCAATGCCATCATGCGCTGGCTCTGCTGGCAGATGCCTTACCACACGGCACATCACAGTTTCCCATCAGTCCCCTTCTGGAAACTGCGGCGGCTCAACGACAAGATCGAGAATGTCTGCGGGGAAGTTCATCGCATGGGCTGGATTGAATTTCAGATTGAAGCTATTCGCAAGCTCCGCCAGCAGGATGAGAGTTTCTTCCCGATGAACGAAGTCTGGATCGTTCCGACATCTGGCGGTCGCCAGGTCAGGCTTGAGGCGTAA
- a CDS encoding sugar phosphate isomerase/epimerase family protein produces MRRKPAMARRLKVFTSLWSMMPHDDTGIVLPYEDICRMVAEAGYDGMAIDLGAGDVAQAREVQPIMARHGLTPLIVAFPKTVASLHETLVMAKDFGSPFVDVIGQVFPLTVDGMIPVIRQWIEMADRVGIPVQFETHRNCITNDLFSTLSLIDAVPEMRLCADLSHYVVDREFKHPLQPEEMALISRVLHRSDSFQGRVASRQQIQLQLDFPQHQKWVELFRGWWKEGLSSWRARNPEGECVFLCELGPPEYAMTDANGREMSNRWLEALIIRNWILEIWQELGGDA; encoded by the coding sequence TTGAGGCGTAAACCTGCCATGGCACGGCGGCTCAAGGTTTTCACCTCGCTCTGGTCGATGATGCCGCATGACGATACCGGCATTGTTCTGCCCTATGAAGATATCTGCCGAATGGTTGCCGAAGCGGGATATGATGGGATGGCCATTGATCTTGGTGCCGGTGACGTTGCCCAGGCAAGGGAAGTCCAGCCCATCATGGCACGTCATGGATTGACGCCCCTTATTGTGGCCTTTCCCAAGACAGTTGCGTCCCTGCATGAAACATTGGTGATGGCGAAAGATTTCGGCTCACCATTTGTCGACGTGATAGGGCAGGTATTTCCGCTTACCGTCGATGGCATGATCCCGGTTATCCGGCAGTGGATCGAAATGGCTGACAGGGTAGGTATCCCTGTTCAGTTTGAAACGCACCGGAACTGCATCACCAATGATCTGTTTTCAACCTTATCGCTCATTGATGCTGTGCCGGAGATGCGGCTTTGCGCTGATCTTTCCCATTATGTCGTCGACCGGGAGTTCAAGCATCCGCTCCAACCGGAGGAAATGGCCCTCATAAGCCGTGTCCTCCATCGTTCGGACAGTTTCCAGGGGCGTGTTGCCAGCCGTCAGCAGATACAGTTGCAGCTTGATTTTCCCCAGCATCAGAAATGGGTCGAGTTGTTCCGCGGGTGGTGGAAAGAAGGACTTTCGAGTTGGCGGGCACGTAATCCCGAAGGGGAGTGTGTTTTTCTCTGTGAGCTTGGCCCGCCGGAATACGCCATGACCGATGCTAATGGCCGGGAGATGTCAAACCGGTGGCTTGAAGCCCTGATCATTCGGAACTGGATTCTTGAGATTTGGCAGGAATTAGGCGGAGATGCCTGA